Proteins from one Pongo abelii isolate AG06213 chromosome 19, NHGRI_mPonAbe1-v2.0_pri, whole genome shotgun sequence genomic window:
- the FDXR gene encoding NADPH:adrenodoxin oxidoreductase, mitochondrial isoform X10 — translation MPLDSQQHPQAHVDIYEKQPVPFGLVRFGVAPDHPEVKNVINTFTQTAHSGRCAFWGNVEVGRDVTVPELREAYHAVVLSYGAEDHRALEIPGEELPGVFSARAFVGWYNGLPENQELEPDLSCDTAVILGQGNVALDVARILLTPPEHLEALLLCQRTDITKAALGVLRQSRVKTVWLVGRRGPLQVAFTIKELREMIQLPGARPILDPADFLGLQDKIKEVPRPRKRLTELLFRTATEKPGPEEAVRQASASRAWGLRFFRSPQQVLPSPDGRRAAGVRLAVTRLEGVDEATRAVPTGDIEDLPCGLVLSSIGYKSRPVDPSVPFDSKLGVIPNVEGRVMDVPGLYCSGWVKRGPTGVIATTMTDSFLTGQMLLQDLKAGLLPSGPRPGYAAIQALLSSRGVQPVSFSDWEKLDAEEVARGQGTGKPREKLVDPQEMLRLLGH, via the exons ATGCCTCTTGATTCACAG CAGCACCCCCAGGCCCACGTGGACATCTACGAGAAACAGCCCGTGCCCTTTGGCCTGGTGCGCTTTGGCGTGGCGCCTGATCACCCCGAGGTGAAG AATGTCATCAACACATTTACCCAGACGGCCCACTCTGGCCGCTGTGCCTTCTGGGGCAACGTGGAGGTGGGCAGGGACGTGACGGTGCCAGAGCTGCGGGAGGCCTACCACGCTGTGGTGCTG AGCTACGGGGCAGAGGACCATCGGGCCCTGGAAATTCCTGGTGAGGAGCTGCCAGGTGTATTCTCCGCCCGGGCCTTCGTGGGTTGGTACAACGGGCTTCCTGAGAACCAGGAG CTGGAACCAGACCTGAGCTGTGACACAGCCGTGATTCTGGGGCAGGGGAACGTGGCTCTGGACGTGGCCCGCATCCTACTGACCCCACCTGAGCACCTGGAG GCCCTCCTTTTGTGCCAGAGAACAGACATCACGAAGGCAGCCCTGGGTGTACTGAGGCAGAGTCGagtgaagacagtgtggctagTGGGCCGGCGTGGACCCCTGCAAGTAGCCTTCACCATTAAG GAGCTTCGGGAGATGATTCAGTTACCGGGAGCCCGGCCCATTTTGGATCCTGCAGATTTCTTGGGTCTCCAGGACAAGATCAAGG AGGTCCCCCGCCCAAGGAAGCGGCTGACGGAACTGCTGTTTCGAACGGCCACAGAGAAGCCAGGGCCGGAGGAGGCTGTCCGCCAGGCATCGGCCTCCCGTGCCTGGGGCCTTCGCTTTTTCCGAAGCCCCcagcaggtgctgccctcaccaGATGGGCGGCGGGCAGCAGGTGTCCGCCTAGCAGTCACTAGACTGGAG GGTGTCGATGAGGCCACCCGTGCAGTGCCCACGGGAGACATAGAAGACCTCCCTTGTGGGCTGGTGCTCAGCAGCATTGGGTATAAGAGCCGCCCTGTCGACCCAAGCGTGCCCTTTGACTCCAAGCTTGGGGTCATCCCCAATGTGGAGGGCCGGGTTATGGATGTGCCAG GCCTCTACTGCAGCGGCTGGGTGAAGAGAGGACCTACAGGTGTCATAGCCACAACCATGACTGACAGCTTCCTCACCGGCCAGATGCTGCTGCAGGACCTGAAGGCTGGGCTGCTCCCCTCTGGCCCCAGGCCTGGCTACGCAGCCATCCAGGCCCTGCTCAGCAGCCGAG GGGTCCAGCCAGTCTCTTTCTCAGACTGGGAGAAGCTGGATGCCGAGGAGGTGGCCCGGGGCCAGGGCACGGGGAAGCCCAGGGAGAAGCTGGTGGATCCTCAGGAGATGCTGCGCCTGCTGGGGcactga
- the FDXR gene encoding NADPH:adrenodoxin oxidoreductase, mitochondrial isoform X8, whose translation MASRCWRWWGLSAWPRTRLPPAGSTPSFRHHFSTQEKTPQICVVGSGPAGFYTAQHLLKHPQAHVDIYEKQPVPFGLVRFGVAPDHPEVKSYGAEDHRALEIPGEELPGVFSARAFVGWYNGLPENQELEPDLSCDTAVILGQGNVALDVARILLTPPEHLERTDITKAALGVLRQSRVKTVWLVGRRGPLQVAFTIKELREMIQLPGARPILDPADFLGLQDKIKEVPRPRKRLTELLFRTATEKPGPEEAVRQASASRAWGLRFFRSPQQVLPSPDGRRAAGVRLAVTRLEGVDEATRAVPTGDIEDLPCGLVLSSIGYKSRPVDPSVPFDSKLGVIPNVEGRVMDVPGLYCSGWVKRGPTGVIATTMTDSFLTGQMLLQDLKAGLLPSGPRPGYAAIQALLSSRGVQPVSFSDWEKLDAEEVARGQGTGKPREKLVDPQEMLRLLGH comes from the exons ATGGCTTCGCGCTGCTGGCGCTGGTGGGGCTTGTCGGCGTGGCCTCGGACCCGGCTGCCTCCCGCCGGGAGCACCCCGA GCTTCCGCCACCATTTCTCCACACAGGAGAAGACCCCCCAGATCTGTGTGGTGGGCAGTGGCCCAGCTGGCTTCTACACGGCCCAACACCTGCTAAAG CACCCCCAGGCCCACGTGGACATCTACGAGAAACAGCCCGTGCCCTTTGGCCTGGTGCGCTTTGGCGTGGCGCCTGATCACCCCGAGGTGAAG AGCTACGGGGCAGAGGACCATCGGGCCCTGGAAATTCCTGGTGAGGAGCTGCCAGGTGTATTCTCCGCCCGGGCCTTCGTGGGTTGGTACAACGGGCTTCCTGAGAACCAGGAG CTGGAACCAGACCTGAGCTGTGACACAGCCGTGATTCTGGGGCAGGGGAACGTGGCTCTGGACGTGGCCCGCATCCTACTGACCCCACCTGAGCACCTGGAG AGAACAGACATCACGAAGGCAGCCCTGGGTGTACTGAGGCAGAGTCGagtgaagacagtgtggctagTGGGCCGGCGTGGACCCCTGCAAGTAGCCTTCACCATTAAG GAGCTTCGGGAGATGATTCAGTTACCGGGAGCCCGGCCCATTTTGGATCCTGCAGATTTCTTGGGTCTCCAGGACAAGATCAAGG AGGTCCCCCGCCCAAGGAAGCGGCTGACGGAACTGCTGTTTCGAACGGCCACAGAGAAGCCAGGGCCGGAGGAGGCTGTCCGCCAGGCATCGGCCTCCCGTGCCTGGGGCCTTCGCTTTTTCCGAAGCCCCcagcaggtgctgccctcaccaGATGGGCGGCGGGCAGCAGGTGTCCGCCTAGCAGTCACTAGACTGGAG GGTGTCGATGAGGCCACCCGTGCAGTGCCCACGGGAGACATAGAAGACCTCCCTTGTGGGCTGGTGCTCAGCAGCATTGGGTATAAGAGCCGCCCTGTCGACCCAAGCGTGCCCTTTGACTCCAAGCTTGGGGTCATCCCCAATGTGGAGGGCCGGGTTATGGATGTGCCAG GCCTCTACTGCAGCGGCTGGGTGAAGAGAGGACCTACAGGTGTCATAGCCACAACCATGACTGACAGCTTCCTCACCGGCCAGATGCTGCTGCAGGACCTGAAGGCTGGGCTGCTCCCCTCTGGCCCCAGGCCTGGCTACGCAGCCATCCAGGCCCTGCTCAGCAGCCGAG GGGTCCAGCCAGTCTCTTTCTCAGACTGGGAGAAGCTGGATGCCGAGGAGGTGGCCCGGGGCCAGGGCACGGGGAAGCCCAGGGAGAAGCTGGTGGATCCTCAGGAGATGCTGCGCCTGCTGGGGcactga
- the FDXR gene encoding NADPH:adrenodoxin oxidoreductase, mitochondrial isoform X1, with amino-acid sequence MASRCWRWWGLSAWPRTRLPPAGSTPSFRHHFSTQEKTPQICVVGSGPAGFYTAQHLLKRVEALCSQPRVLNSPALSGEGEDVGASQPLFLGPTSCHPVPQQHPQAHVDIYEKQPVPFGLVRFGVAPDHPEVKNVINTFTQTAHSGRCAFWGNVEVGRDVTVPELREAYHAVVLSYGAEDHRALEIPGEELPGVFSARAFVGWYNGLPENQELEPDLSCDTAVILGQGNVALDVARILLTPPEHLERTDITKAALGVLRQSRVKTVWLVGRRGPLQVAFTIKELREMIQLPGARPILDPADFLGLQDKIKEVPRPRKRLTELLFRTATEKPGPEEAVRQASASRAWGLRFFRSPQQVLPSPDGRRAAGVRLAVTRLEGVDEATRAVPTGDIEDLPCGLVLSSIGYKSRPVDPSVPFDSKLGVIPNVEGRVMDVPGLYCSGWVKRGPTGVIATTMTDSFLTGQMLLQDLKAGLLPSGPRPGYAAIQALLSSRGVQPVSFSDWEKLDAEEVARGQGTGKPREKLVDPQEMLRLLGH; translated from the exons ATGGCTTCGCGCTGCTGGCGCTGGTGGGGCTTGTCGGCGTGGCCTCGGACCCGGCTGCCTCCCGCCGGGAGCACCCCGA GCTTCCGCCACCATTTCTCCACACAGGAGAAGACCCCCCAGATCTGTGTGGTGGGCAGTGGCCCAGCTGGCTTCTACACGGCCCAACACCTGCTAAAG AGGGTGGAAGCCTTGTGTTCTCAGCCCAGGGTCCTGAACTCTCCTGCTCTGTCTGGGGAAGGGGAGGACGTGGGGGCGTCCCAGCCTCTCTTTCTCGGCCCCACCAGCTGCCACCCTGTTCCCCAGCAGCACCCCCAGGCCCACGTGGACATCTACGAGAAACAGCCCGTGCCCTTTGGCCTGGTGCGCTTTGGCGTGGCGCCTGATCACCCCGAGGTGAAG AATGTCATCAACACATTTACCCAGACGGCCCACTCTGGCCGCTGTGCCTTCTGGGGCAACGTGGAGGTGGGCAGGGACGTGACGGTGCCAGAGCTGCGGGAGGCCTACCACGCTGTGGTGCTG AGCTACGGGGCAGAGGACCATCGGGCCCTGGAAATTCCTGGTGAGGAGCTGCCAGGTGTATTCTCCGCCCGGGCCTTCGTGGGTTGGTACAACGGGCTTCCTGAGAACCAGGAG CTGGAACCAGACCTGAGCTGTGACACAGCCGTGATTCTGGGGCAGGGGAACGTGGCTCTGGACGTGGCCCGCATCCTACTGACCCCACCTGAGCACCTGGAG AGAACAGACATCACGAAGGCAGCCCTGGGTGTACTGAGGCAGAGTCGagtgaagacagtgtggctagTGGGCCGGCGTGGACCCCTGCAAGTAGCCTTCACCATTAAG GAGCTTCGGGAGATGATTCAGTTACCGGGAGCCCGGCCCATTTTGGATCCTGCAGATTTCTTGGGTCTCCAGGACAAGATCAAGG AGGTCCCCCGCCCAAGGAAGCGGCTGACGGAACTGCTGTTTCGAACGGCCACAGAGAAGCCAGGGCCGGAGGAGGCTGTCCGCCAGGCATCGGCCTCCCGTGCCTGGGGCCTTCGCTTTTTCCGAAGCCCCcagcaggtgctgccctcaccaGATGGGCGGCGGGCAGCAGGTGTCCGCCTAGCAGTCACTAGACTGGAG GGTGTCGATGAGGCCACCCGTGCAGTGCCCACGGGAGACATAGAAGACCTCCCTTGTGGGCTGGTGCTCAGCAGCATTGGGTATAAGAGCCGCCCTGTCGACCCAAGCGTGCCCTTTGACTCCAAGCTTGGGGTCATCCCCAATGTGGAGGGCCGGGTTATGGATGTGCCAG GCCTCTACTGCAGCGGCTGGGTGAAGAGAGGACCTACAGGTGTCATAGCCACAACCATGACTGACAGCTTCCTCACCGGCCAGATGCTGCTGCAGGACCTGAAGGCTGGGCTGCTCCCCTCTGGCCCCAGGCCTGGCTACGCAGCCATCCAGGCCCTGCTCAGCAGCCGAG GGGTCCAGCCAGTCTCTTTCTCAGACTGGGAGAAGCTGGATGCCGAGGAGGTGGCCCGGGGCCAGGGCACGGGGAAGCCCAGGGAGAAGCTGGTGGATCCTCAGGAGATGCTGCGCCTGCTGGGGcactga
- the FDXR gene encoding NADPH:adrenodoxin oxidoreductase, mitochondrial isoform X9 gives MASRCWRWWGLSAWPRTRLPPAGSTPSFRHHFSTQEKTPQICVVGSGPAGFYTAQHLLKQHPQAHVDIYEKQPVPFGLVRFGVAPDHPEVKSYGAEDHRALEIPGEELPGVFSARAFVGWYNGLPENQELEPDLSCDTAVILGQGNVALDVARILLTPPEHLEALLLCQRTDITKAALGVLRQSRVKTVWLVGRRGPLQVAFTIKELREMIQLPGARPILDPADFLGLQDKIKEVPRPRKRLTELLFRTATEKPGPEEAVRQASASRAWGLRFFRSPQQVLPSPDGRRAAGVRLAVTRLEGVDEATRAVPTGDIEDLPCGLVLSSIGYKSRPVDPSVPFDSKLGVIPNVEGRVMDVPGLYCSGWVKRGPTGVIATTMTDSFLTGQMLLQDLKAGLLPSGPRPGYAAIQALLSSRGVQPVSFSDWEKLDAEEVARGQGTGKPREKLVDPQEMLRLLGH, from the exons ATGGCTTCGCGCTGCTGGCGCTGGTGGGGCTTGTCGGCGTGGCCTCGGACCCGGCTGCCTCCCGCCGGGAGCACCCCGA GCTTCCGCCACCATTTCTCCACACAGGAGAAGACCCCCCAGATCTGTGTGGTGGGCAGTGGCCCAGCTGGCTTCTACACGGCCCAACACCTGCTAAAG CAGCACCCCCAGGCCCACGTGGACATCTACGAGAAACAGCCCGTGCCCTTTGGCCTGGTGCGCTTTGGCGTGGCGCCTGATCACCCCGAGGTGAAG AGCTACGGGGCAGAGGACCATCGGGCCCTGGAAATTCCTGGTGAGGAGCTGCCAGGTGTATTCTCCGCCCGGGCCTTCGTGGGTTGGTACAACGGGCTTCCTGAGAACCAGGAG CTGGAACCAGACCTGAGCTGTGACACAGCCGTGATTCTGGGGCAGGGGAACGTGGCTCTGGACGTGGCCCGCATCCTACTGACCCCACCTGAGCACCTGGAG GCCCTCCTTTTGTGCCAGAGAACAGACATCACGAAGGCAGCCCTGGGTGTACTGAGGCAGAGTCGagtgaagacagtgtggctagTGGGCCGGCGTGGACCCCTGCAAGTAGCCTTCACCATTAAG GAGCTTCGGGAGATGATTCAGTTACCGGGAGCCCGGCCCATTTTGGATCCTGCAGATTTCTTGGGTCTCCAGGACAAGATCAAGG AGGTCCCCCGCCCAAGGAAGCGGCTGACGGAACTGCTGTTTCGAACGGCCACAGAGAAGCCAGGGCCGGAGGAGGCTGTCCGCCAGGCATCGGCCTCCCGTGCCTGGGGCCTTCGCTTTTTCCGAAGCCCCcagcaggtgctgccctcaccaGATGGGCGGCGGGCAGCAGGTGTCCGCCTAGCAGTCACTAGACTGGAG GGTGTCGATGAGGCCACCCGTGCAGTGCCCACGGGAGACATAGAAGACCTCCCTTGTGGGCTGGTGCTCAGCAGCATTGGGTATAAGAGCCGCCCTGTCGACCCAAGCGTGCCCTTTGACTCCAAGCTTGGGGTCATCCCCAATGTGGAGGGCCGGGTTATGGATGTGCCAG GCCTCTACTGCAGCGGCTGGGTGAAGAGAGGACCTACAGGTGTCATAGCCACAACCATGACTGACAGCTTCCTCACCGGCCAGATGCTGCTGCAGGACCTGAAGGCTGGGCTGCTCCCCTCTGGCCCCAGGCCTGGCTACGCAGCCATCCAGGCCCTGCTCAGCAGCCGAG GGGTCCAGCCAGTCTCTTTCTCAGACTGGGAGAAGCTGGATGCCGAGGAGGTGGCCCGGGGCCAGGGCACGGGGAAGCCCAGGGAGAAGCTGGTGGATCCTCAGGAGATGCTGCGCCTGCTGGGGcactga
- the FDXR gene encoding NADPH:adrenodoxin oxidoreductase, mitochondrial isoform X11, translating to MPLDSQHPQAHVDIYEKQPVPFGLVRFGVAPDHPEVKNVINTFTQTAHSGRCAFWGNVEVGRDVTVPELREAYHAVVLSYGAEDHRALEIPGEELPGVFSARAFVGWYNGLPENQELEPDLSCDTAVILGQGNVALDVARILLTPPEHLEALLLCQRTDITKAALGVLRQSRVKTVWLVGRRGPLQVAFTIKELREMIQLPGARPILDPADFLGLQDKIKEVPRPRKRLTELLFRTATEKPGPEEAVRQASASRAWGLRFFRSPQQVLPSPDGRRAAGVRLAVTRLEGVDEATRAVPTGDIEDLPCGLVLSSIGYKSRPVDPSVPFDSKLGVIPNVEGRVMDVPGLYCSGWVKRGPTGVIATTMTDSFLTGQMLLQDLKAGLLPSGPRPGYAAIQALLSSRGVQPVSFSDWEKLDAEEVARGQGTGKPREKLVDPQEMLRLLGH from the exons ATGCCTCTTGATTCACAG CACCCCCAGGCCCACGTGGACATCTACGAGAAACAGCCCGTGCCCTTTGGCCTGGTGCGCTTTGGCGTGGCGCCTGATCACCCCGAGGTGAAG AATGTCATCAACACATTTACCCAGACGGCCCACTCTGGCCGCTGTGCCTTCTGGGGCAACGTGGAGGTGGGCAGGGACGTGACGGTGCCAGAGCTGCGGGAGGCCTACCACGCTGTGGTGCTG AGCTACGGGGCAGAGGACCATCGGGCCCTGGAAATTCCTGGTGAGGAGCTGCCAGGTGTATTCTCCGCCCGGGCCTTCGTGGGTTGGTACAACGGGCTTCCTGAGAACCAGGAG CTGGAACCAGACCTGAGCTGTGACACAGCCGTGATTCTGGGGCAGGGGAACGTGGCTCTGGACGTGGCCCGCATCCTACTGACCCCACCTGAGCACCTGGAG GCCCTCCTTTTGTGCCAGAGAACAGACATCACGAAGGCAGCCCTGGGTGTACTGAGGCAGAGTCGagtgaagacagtgtggctagTGGGCCGGCGTGGACCCCTGCAAGTAGCCTTCACCATTAAG GAGCTTCGGGAGATGATTCAGTTACCGGGAGCCCGGCCCATTTTGGATCCTGCAGATTTCTTGGGTCTCCAGGACAAGATCAAGG AGGTCCCCCGCCCAAGGAAGCGGCTGACGGAACTGCTGTTTCGAACGGCCACAGAGAAGCCAGGGCCGGAGGAGGCTGTCCGCCAGGCATCGGCCTCCCGTGCCTGGGGCCTTCGCTTTTTCCGAAGCCCCcagcaggtgctgccctcaccaGATGGGCGGCGGGCAGCAGGTGTCCGCCTAGCAGTCACTAGACTGGAG GGTGTCGATGAGGCCACCCGTGCAGTGCCCACGGGAGACATAGAAGACCTCCCTTGTGGGCTGGTGCTCAGCAGCATTGGGTATAAGAGCCGCCCTGTCGACCCAAGCGTGCCCTTTGACTCCAAGCTTGGGGTCATCCCCAATGTGGAGGGCCGGGTTATGGATGTGCCAG GCCTCTACTGCAGCGGCTGGGTGAAGAGAGGACCTACAGGTGTCATAGCCACAACCATGACTGACAGCTTCCTCACCGGCCAGATGCTGCTGCAGGACCTGAAGGCTGGGCTGCTCCCCTCTGGCCCCAGGCCTGGCTACGCAGCCATCCAGGCCCTGCTCAGCAGCCGAG GGGTCCAGCCAGTCTCTTTCTCAGACTGGGAGAAGCTGGATGCCGAGGAGGTGGCCCGGGGCCAGGGCACGGGGAAGCCCAGGGAGAAGCTGGTGGATCCTCAGGAGATGCTGCGCCTGCTGGGGcactga
- the FDXR gene encoding NADPH:adrenodoxin oxidoreductase, mitochondrial isoform X12, whose amino-acid sequence MASRCWRWWGLSAWPRTRLPPAGSTPNEVRDPANAKALRNKRRRMQVKVKLGKFQLLLDIQEKTPQICVVGSGPAGFYTAQHLLKHPQAHVDIYEKQPVPFGLVRFGVAPDHPEVKNVINTFTQTAHSGRCAFWGNVEVGRDVTVPELREAYHAVVLSYGAEDHRALEIPGEELPGVFSARAFVGWYNGLPENQELEPDLSCDTAVILGQGNVALDVARILLTPPEHLERTDITKAALGVLRQSRVKTVWLVGRRGPLQVAFTIKELREMIQLPGARPILDPADFLGLQDKIKEVPRPRKRLTELLFRTATEKPGPEEAVRQASASRAWGLRFFRSPQQVLPSPDGRRAAGVRLAVTRLEGVDEATRAVPTGDIEDLPCGLVLSSIGYKSRPVDPSVPFDSKLGVIPNVEGRVMDVPGLYCSGWVKRGPTGVIATTMTDSFLTGQMLLQDLKAGLLPSGPRPGYAAIQALLSSRGVQPVSFSDWEKLDAEEVARGQGTGKPREKLVDPQEMLRLLGH is encoded by the exons ATGGCTTCGCGCTGCTGGCGCTGGTGGGGCTTGTCGGCGTGGCCTCGGACCCGGCTGCCTCCCGCCGGGAGCACCCCGA ATGAAGTAAGAGACCCTGCAAATGCCAAAGCCTTGAGGAACAAGAGAAGGAGGATGCAGGTGAAGGTGAAGCTTGGGAAGTTCCAGCTTCTGTTGGATATTCAG GAGAAGACCCCCCAGATCTGTGTGGTGGGCAGTGGCCCAGCTGGCTTCTACACGGCCCAACACCTGCTAAAG CACCCCCAGGCCCACGTGGACATCTACGAGAAACAGCCCGTGCCCTTTGGCCTGGTGCGCTTTGGCGTGGCGCCTGATCACCCCGAGGTGAAG AATGTCATCAACACATTTACCCAGACGGCCCACTCTGGCCGCTGTGCCTTCTGGGGCAACGTGGAGGTGGGCAGGGACGTGACGGTGCCAGAGCTGCGGGAGGCCTACCACGCTGTGGTGCTG AGCTACGGGGCAGAGGACCATCGGGCCCTGGAAATTCCTGGTGAGGAGCTGCCAGGTGTATTCTCCGCCCGGGCCTTCGTGGGTTGGTACAACGGGCTTCCTGAGAACCAGGAG CTGGAACCAGACCTGAGCTGTGACACAGCCGTGATTCTGGGGCAGGGGAACGTGGCTCTGGACGTGGCCCGCATCCTACTGACCCCACCTGAGCACCTGGAG AGAACAGACATCACGAAGGCAGCCCTGGGTGTACTGAGGCAGAGTCGagtgaagacagtgtggctagTGGGCCGGCGTGGACCCCTGCAAGTAGCCTTCACCATTAAG GAGCTTCGGGAGATGATTCAGTTACCGGGAGCCCGGCCCATTTTGGATCCTGCAGATTTCTTGGGTCTCCAGGACAAGATCAAGG AGGTCCCCCGCCCAAGGAAGCGGCTGACGGAACTGCTGTTTCGAACGGCCACAGAGAAGCCAGGGCCGGAGGAGGCTGTCCGCCAGGCATCGGCCTCCCGTGCCTGGGGCCTTCGCTTTTTCCGAAGCCCCcagcaggtgctgccctcaccaGATGGGCGGCGGGCAGCAGGTGTCCGCCTAGCAGTCACTAGACTGGAG GGTGTCGATGAGGCCACCCGTGCAGTGCCCACGGGAGACATAGAAGACCTCCCTTGTGGGCTGGTGCTCAGCAGCATTGGGTATAAGAGCCGCCCTGTCGACCCAAGCGTGCCCTTTGACTCCAAGCTTGGGGTCATCCCCAATGTGGAGGGCCGGGTTATGGATGTGCCAG GCCTCTACTGCAGCGGCTGGGTGAAGAGAGGACCTACAGGTGTCATAGCCACAACCATGACTGACAGCTTCCTCACCGGCCAGATGCTGCTGCAGGACCTGAAGGCTGGGCTGCTCCCCTCTGGCCCCAGGCCTGGCTACGCAGCCATCCAGGCCCTGCTCAGCAGCCGAG GGGTCCAGCCAGTCTCTTTCTCAGACTGGGAGAAGCTGGATGCCGAGGAGGTGGCCCGGGGCCAGGGCACGGGGAAGCCCAGGGAGAAGCTGGTGGATCCTCAGGAGATGCTGCGCCTGCTGGGGcactga